One stretch of Cygnus atratus isolate AKBS03 ecotype Queensland, Australia chromosome 28, CAtr_DNAZoo_HiC_assembly, whole genome shotgun sequence DNA includes these proteins:
- the SLC27A3 gene encoding long-chain fatty acid transport protein 3 has translation MVEPILPSLQEDGIVVWVLGAGPYPPGVVALQELLDEASEELEPEDVWQPEDMNDTCLYIFTSGTTGLPKAARVSHLKSIMCLSFYELVGASSRDVVYLALPLYHMAGSLLGIVGCIGIGATCVLKEKFSASQFWDDCRAEGVTVFQYIGELCRYLVNQPQCPGERQHGLRLAVGSGLRPDVWRRFLERFGAIRIVETYGLTEGNVTLFNYTGTPGAVGRSSFIYKLFSPFEIVRYDVAKGAPVRDAAGRCIRVGTGETGLLIAPVTPRTPFLGYAGSQELSEQKLLRGVFAEGDTYFSTGDLVEQDAAQFVRFRDRTGDTYRWKGENVATTEVAEALAAHEALQEVTVYGVSVPGHEGRAGMAALVLRPGCRLDGAGLYQHVVELLPPYARPRFLRLQERLEMTATFKQQKVRLAQEGFDPARVPDPLFLLDEATRAYVPLGPALWEDVVAGRVRI, from the exons ATGGTGGAGCCGAtcctgcccagcctgcaggaggATGGCATCGTGGTGTGGGTGCTGGGCGCGGGGCCGTACCCCCCTGGTGTGGtggccctgcaggagctgctggatgaGGCCTCGGAGGAGCTGGAGCCCGAGGACGTGTGGCAGCCCGAGGACATGAACGACACCTGCCTCTACATCTTCACCTCGGGCACCACCG GTCTACCCAAGGCCGCCCGCGTCTCCCACCTCAAGTCCATCATGTGCCTGAGCTTCTACGAGCTGGTGGGCGCCTCCAGCCGCGACGTGGTGTACCTGGCGCTGCCGCTCTACCACATGGCCGGGTCGCTGCTGGGCATCGTCGGCTGCATCGGCATCG GGGCCACGTGCGTGCTGAAGGAGAAGTTCTCGGCCAGCCAGTTCTGGGACGATTGCCGTGCCGAGGGCGTCACTGTCTTCCAGTACATCGGGGAGCTCTGCCGCTACCTGGTCAACCAGCCCCAG TGCCCTGGGGAGCGGCAGCACGGGCTGCGGCTGGCGGTGGGCAGCGGGCTGCGCCCCGACGTCTGGCGGCGCTTCCTGGAGCGCTTCGGGGCCATTCGCATCGTGGAGACCTACGGGCTGACCGAGGGCAACGTCACCCTCTTCAACTACACCGGCACGCCGGGCGCCGTGGGGCGCAGCAGCTTCATCTACAAg CTCTTCTCGCCCTTCGAGATCGTGCGCTACGACGTGGCCAAGGGAGCCCCGGTGCGGGACGCGGCCGGGCGCTGCATCCGCGTGGGGACGG GCGAGACGGGGCTGCTGATCgccccggtgaccccccggACCCCCTTTCTGGGCTACGCCGGCAGCCAGGAGCTGTCGGAGCAGAAGCTGCTGCGCGGGGTCTTCGCCGAGGGCGACACCTACTTCAGCACTGGTGACCTGGTGGAGCAGGATGCGGCCCAGTTCGTCCGCTTCCGCGACCGCACTGGCGACACGTACAG GTGGAAAGGCGAGAACGTGGCCACCACAGAGGTGGCCGAAGCCCTGGCGGCCCACGAGGCGCTGCAAGAAGTCACCGTCTACGGCGTCAGCGTGCCAG GCCACGAGGGCCGTGCCGGGATGGCGGCGCTGGTGCTGCGCCCCGGCTGCCGGCTGGACGGCGCCGGGCTCTACCAGCACGtggtggagctgctgcccccctACGCCCGCCCCCGCTTCCTCCGGCTGCAG GAGCGCCTGGAGATGACGGCGACATTCAAGCAGCAGAAGGTGCGCCTGGCGCAGGAGGGCTTCGACCCAGCGCGCGTCCCCGACCCCCTCTTCCTGCTGGACGAGGCCACCCGGGCCTACGTGCCCCTCGGCCCCGCGCTCTGGGAGGACGTCGTGGCCGGGCGGGTCCGGATTTAG